Below is a window of Terriglobales bacterium DNA.
CAAGCCGCTTATCGTGGTGGTCGACGATGAGCAGGGAACCCTTGATCTGCTAACGGATGCCTTGAGCGACATGGGTGTGCGTGTGTTGACCGCCACGGATCCCGAAGCTGGTCTTAGCCTGATCAAACAGAACCGTCCCCAGATCGTTTTCCTCGATCTCAATATGCCTAAGCTGAGTGGCATGCAGCTCCTGGAGATGGTGGTCAACTTTGATCCCGCTATAGAGGTATTTCTGCTTACCGGCGACTACTCTACAACTTCAGCAGTAGAAGCAATCCAAAAGGGAGCCGCCGACTATCTTACGAAGCCCATTTCAATAGCAAATCTCCGAGCTCGCGTCAGCAAATGGATCGAGGAAATGCAGCTCAAGCGCGAGACCTTCCAGTTGGATGGAGAACTCGTCTCATCCTTCAAGTTCCAGGGAATGGTCGCACGCAGTCCGCGCATGCTTGAGGTTTTTTCCACGCTGCGACGCATCGCCCCGCACTTCCGCACCGTTCTCGTGAGTGGACCGTCTGGAACCGGAAAGGAATTGGTGGCTCGTGCCCTGCACCAGATGTCGCCGGTTGCGAATGGCCCCTTTGTGGTTTGCAATTGCGCCGGCGTTCCTGAGAGTCTCGCCGAGAGCGAATGGTTTGGATACGTAAAAGGAGCCTTTACCGGAGCCAACCAGGACAAGCTCGGCCTATTCGAGCACGCCAATGGAGGCACCATCTTTCTGGATGAGATCGGCGAGACACCGCAGAACCTCCAGGCCAAACTGCTTCGCGTTCTGCAGTCGCACGAAATTCAGCGAGTCGGTTCGCCGCTGGCCCGAAAACTCGATGTACGAATCGTGACAGCAACGAATAGAGATCTGAAACACGAAGTTCGGGAGAAGCGCTTTCGCGAAGATCTCTATTACCGGCTCTCGGTTGTCGATATCAAACTACCTGCGCTTGCAGAACGCAGGGAGGATCTACCGCTATTGCAACGGCACTTTGTCGAGAAGTTTGCAAAGGAGTACGGCAAGAACATAGGTGGCATCAGCCGCCGGGCGCAGAATGTTCTGTCGCGATATTACTGGCCGGGAAATATTCGCGAGCTGGAAAATGTCATAGGGAATGCTTGCATGATGTCCGATGGACCGATGATTGATACTTGCCATCTGCCCTCCGAGTTACTGCGCCAGGACGGGCCCGACTTGGATTCGTCGATGATGTCGCTGGAGGAGGTCGAGCGCAGCCACGTACGACGTGTGCTGGAGATGGTTGGAGGAAACAAGCTGCGTGCGGCGGAGATTCTCGGAATCAGCCGTTCGACCCTCTATAACCTTCTGGGTGAGGTTGCGGACGGCAGGGTGGTCAAGAGCAGCTAGAACGCTGACTTCTTAACGCGCGGCAAATCAGTCCGACCTAGAAGACAAACACCTACAACTGCTACACGGAACGCCGGGCGCCCGGACGCTCCGTTTTTCTTGCCCCCCTTTGTCCAAAAGCTGGAATAGTGTCCAAAAACAGGACACTTCCAATCAATACATAAGCCCGGTATCTGGTAGAACCTAAAGGCTTTCGCTGCGGCTTAGCCCCTGGCCGCATTCGTGCTCTTCTCCCCCGTAGGCCTCGCATTACCCGGTCTATTCGATTGCAAGCGTTGGAGAGGCATAGGCAGGAGGACAGCAATGACGGCTGTGGACGCAATGCGGATTCTGCAACACGCCTCGTTCTACATCTTTTCAACTCGAGTGGTTGGAGGACCTGGCAA
It encodes the following:
- a CDS encoding sigma-54 dependent transcriptional regulator; protein product: MSRHRSRADYNDSGVLSAQETLQPPDSEWRPQGEFLKTAAEARKPLIVVVDDEQGTLDLLTDALSDMGVRVLTATDPEAGLSLIKQNRPQIVFLDLNMPKLSGMQLLEMVVNFDPAIEVFLLTGDYSTTSAVEAIQKGAADYLTKPISIANLRARVSKWIEEMQLKRETFQLDGELVSSFKFQGMVARSPRMLEVFSTLRRIAPHFRTVLVSGPSGTGKELVARALHQMSPVANGPFVVCNCAGVPESLAESEWFGYVKGAFTGANQDKLGLFEHANGGTIFLDEIGETPQNLQAKLLRVLQSHEIQRVGSPLARKLDVRIVTATNRDLKHEVREKRFREDLYYRLSVVDIKLPALAERREDLPLLQRHFVEKFAKEYGKNIGGISRRAQNVLSRYYWPGNIRELENVIGNACMMSDGPMIDTCHLPSELLRQDGPDLDSSMMSLEEVERSHVRRVLEMVGGNKLRAAEILGISRSTLYNLLGEVADGRVVKSS